The following proteins come from a genomic window of bacterium:
- the gcvH gene encoding glycine cleavage system protein GcvH codes for MSEIWFTKTHEWIAKSGAGWKMGITDYAQSQLGDITFVEVPDAGTHYSAGETIGSIESVKAVSEYYAPVDIDVISGNEALEDSPELVNEDPLGRGYLLEVKVLDPSQLSSLMDEATYNEWEKGE; via the coding sequence ATGTCTGAGATTTGGTTTACCAAGACCCACGAATGGATCGCAAAGTCCGGAGCAGGCTGGAAAATGGGCATAACCGATTATGCCCAGTCCCAACTAGGCGACATCACTTTCGTCGAAGTTCCGGACGCCGGCACGCATTACAGCGCCGGCGAAACCATTGGCTCCATCGAAAGTGTGAAGGCGGTCAGCGAGTACTACGCGCCGGTGGACATTGACGTGATATCCGGCAACGAGGCACTGGAGGACAGCCCTGAACTTGTCAACGAGGATCCACTGGGGAGGGGCTACCTGCTCGAAGTAAAGGTACTCGATCCATCCCAGCTCAGCTCACTGATGGATGAGGCTACCTACAACGAATGGGAAAAAGGCGAGTAG
- a CDS encoding C40 family peptidase has product MNKRSAMNWPFLVWVLIICAFAGLRILFPDGVPKLESEPSEHNSKPEFEVFISQSSLQASGSARDYRTSTSTINGIIDICRNADDALFCTSAADIVSKPSGQVLSQAFYLDPVIVVGSQDENGMLLVELPAQRGYRGYLRANEVAGCDQILPIQLAVVKSLNTWVRDARTGEESKILQLGAIVPVLGAGGDEIQISAFNDTYWVSSESLYRISDGRKPKGDEIVQTAERFLGHPFLSGGNSYGGFDSGGFVYFVYRLNGVFLYRTPAEQLADAEFYDINAESIGTGDLVFRTFKSGAVEVGILSSSDVVIYASATKGVVEEQIDNSPFAPIGSAKIKRFRGLEINN; this is encoded by the coding sequence GTGAACAAGCGGAGCGCGATGAATTGGCCTTTTCTGGTTTGGGTGCTGATCATCTGCGCGTTCGCCGGTCTAAGGATTTTGTTCCCGGATGGCGTACCGAAGCTGGAATCGGAGCCTTCGGAACACAACTCAAAGCCCGAATTTGAAGTCTTCATTTCCCAATCTTCACTCCAGGCTTCAGGAAGCGCGCGCGATTACCGCACCTCAACATCAACAATCAATGGAATAATCGATATTTGCAGAAACGCAGATGACGCGCTTTTTTGCACATCCGCAGCCGATATCGTAAGCAAGCCAAGCGGGCAGGTTTTGTCCCAGGCATTTTATCTTGATCCTGTAATAGTTGTTGGAAGCCAGGACGAAAACGGAATGCTCTTGGTTGAGCTGCCTGCCCAACGCGGCTACCGCGGTTATTTGAGGGCGAACGAAGTTGCCGGCTGCGATCAGATCCTTCCAATTCAGCTGGCGGTTGTCAAGTCGCTAAACACCTGGGTTAGAGATGCCAGAACGGGAGAGGAATCCAAAATCCTGCAACTTGGCGCCATAGTCCCGGTGCTCGGCGCAGGGGGCGACGAAATTCAAATATCGGCTTTTAATGATACATACTGGGTGAGCTCGGAATCGCTATATAGAATTTCGGACGGACGGAAACCGAAGGGAGATGAAATCGTCCAAACCGCAGAGCGGTTTTTGGGACACCCATTTCTTAGCGGCGGGAACAGCTACGGGGGTTTCGATTCCGGCGGCTTCGTTTATTTCGTTTATAGGCTGAACGGGGTATTTCTGTACCGCACTCCTGCGGAGCAGTTGGCGGACGCCGAATTCTATGACATCAATGCGGAGTCCATCGGAACGGGCGATCTCGTCTTTCGAACATTCAAATCCGGCGCAGTCGAAGTCGGGATCCTGTCGTCATCAGATGTGGTGATTTACGCATCCGCCACAAAGGGAGTAGTCGAGGAACAGATTGACAATAGTCCATTTGCGCCGATTGGATCGGCGAAAATCAAAAGATTCCGCGGCTTGGAAATCAACAATTGA
- a CDS encoding ATP-dependent Clp protease proteolytic subunit, translating into MTYFVPVVIEQSNWGERAYDIYSRLLKDRIVFLGSPITDAVANAIIAQLLFLEKEDPSKDIDIYINSPGGSILDGLAIYDTMQHIRPRISTICVGLSASLATVILAGGTTGSRFALPNSRILIHQPFGQVQGQASDIEIMMREAKFHKERIFRILEKHTKKPYEQIVQDCERDHWMSPEEAVEYGIVDEIITSSASAKEDEKNSKKK; encoded by the coding sequence ATGACATACTTTGTTCCTGTAGTAATCGAGCAATCCAACTGGGGCGAGCGGGCCTACGACATTTATAGCCGACTTCTAAAGGACCGTATCGTCTTTCTTGGCAGCCCCATCACCGACGCAGTGGCAAACGCGATTATCGCGCAGCTTCTGTTTCTGGAAAAAGAAGATCCTTCAAAGGACATTGACATCTACATCAACAGCCCGGGCGGCTCCATTTTGGACGGGCTGGCGATCTACGATACGATGCAACACATACGGCCCCGTATTTCCACGATTTGTGTCGGTCTTTCGGCGTCGCTGGCCACGGTGATACTTGCGGGCGGCACGACGGGTAGCAGGTTCGCGCTGCCCAACAGCCGCATTTTAATTCACCAGCCGTTCGGCCAGGTACAGGGGCAGGCGTCCGACATCGAAATAATGATGCGCGAGGCGAAATTCCACAAGGAGCGCATCTTCAGGATTCTGGAAAAGCATACGAAAAAGCCGTACGAGCAGATCGTTCAGGACTGCGAGCGCGATCACTGGATGAGCCCCGAAGAAGCTGTTGAATACGGGATAGTGGACGAGATAATCACATCCAGCGCGTCCGCAAAAGAGGATGAAAAAAACAGCAAGAAAAAGTAG
- the tig gene encoding trigger factor: MSNVTLDKVEANYASFAVKFDADEVERNYREVIRYYSKRLNIPGFRRGKIPPKVVESRVGAESLGAIVLDELKESALKLAFDQSGLRPRRGDVKWSREGPAVRGEGAEFHFAAPVLPEVKLPPFEGAEIVFSPTEIDDEMRERLRMQLRRRYASYEPLPEGETVQAGARVRLAIKSKFAETGEQSPFENDSVEYELGLPDNLPGFDEHVYGMKEGESRQFEYIMPEDFVDDRVAGQKLIIDTTLLGAGNIVIPEFTLDFIKENFKFENEQQFEDYLTTVLRYEVEEENRRRKQELAADQVLSGAEVLITEDMINPQVDLMVEEQERMLRRNGLTLDEFLSKQGRTIKELREDFEPQAKKLIKRDLVIAAVAEQYHIAATDREILLEAAHVAQRYNLKRREATALLKNRHFVIQTHARIVERKVLEFLAEKVKFVEQGESAAAAADISQASPDEENNNRTTDAPEAAGGTE, encoded by the coding sequence TTGAGCAACGTTACACTTGATAAAGTTGAGGCGAACTATGCCAGTTTCGCCGTGAAGTTCGACGCCGACGAGGTCGAACGCAACTATCGCGAAGTAATTAGGTACTACTCGAAACGGCTGAACATTCCCGGATTCAGGCGCGGCAAGATTCCCCCGAAAGTTGTCGAAAGCCGTGTTGGCGCTGAATCCCTCGGAGCGATTGTCCTTGATGAACTTAAGGAAAGCGCATTGAAGCTCGCGTTCGACCAAAGCGGACTTAGGCCGCGGCGTGGCGATGTCAAATGGAGCAGGGAGGGACCTGCCGTCCGAGGCGAGGGCGCAGAGTTTCATTTCGCTGCCCCGGTGCTTCCGGAGGTGAAGCTTCCGCCTTTCGAAGGAGCGGAAATCGTGTTTTCGCCAACGGAAATAGACGATGAGATGCGCGAGCGCCTGAGGATGCAGCTTAGGCGAAGGTACGCGTCGTACGAGCCCCTTCCCGAGGGCGAAACGGTTCAAGCGGGCGCCAGGGTTCGGCTTGCCATAAAAAGCAAGTTCGCCGAAACCGGTGAGCAATCGCCTTTTGAAAACGACAGCGTGGAATACGAGCTTGGGCTGCCCGACAACCTGCCTGGATTCGACGAGCACGTATACGGAATGAAGGAAGGCGAAAGCCGGCAGTTCGAATACATTATGCCCGAGGATTTTGTGGACGACCGTGTGGCAGGCCAGAAGCTTATTATCGATACCACGCTGCTTGGTGCCGGCAACATCGTTATCCCCGAATTCACGCTGGATTTCATCAAAGAGAATTTCAAGTTCGAGAACGAACAGCAATTCGAGGATTACCTGACAACCGTACTTCGTTACGAAGTCGAGGAAGAAAACCGGCGGAGGAAACAGGAACTGGCGGCTGACCAAGTGCTTTCCGGCGCGGAGGTGCTTATCACCGAAGATATGATCAATCCTCAAGTCGACTTGATGGTCGAGGAACAGGAGCGGATGCTAAGAAGGAACGGTTTGACGCTGGATGAGTTTCTCTCAAAGCAGGGCCGCACCATCAAGGAGCTCCGCGAGGATTTTGAGCCACAAGCCAAAAAGCTGATTAAACGGGATCTTGTCATTGCCGCAGTCGCAGAGCAATACCATATCGCGGCAACGGATCGCGAGATACTGCTCGAGGCGGCGCACGTTGCACAGAGGTACAACTTGAAACGCAGGGAAGCGACCGCGCTTCTTAAAAACCGCCACTTCGTGATCCAGACGCACGCGCGCATCGTCGAGCGTAAGGTTCTTGAATTTCTGGCAGAGAAGGTCAAGTTCGTGGAGCAGGGGGAAAGCGCCGCTGCTGCGGCTGATATTTCCCAAGCTTCGCCCGATGAAGAGAATAACAACCGGACGACAGATGCGCCGGAGGCCGCGGGAGGAACTGAATGA
- a CDS encoding 3D domain-containing protein, with the protein MRIGVLPGYSPTFEELLEKPILSEALPAPRSFKKKLLMEATAYFPGFASNGKWAGTTAMGYEARPGRVAVDPRIIPLGSRLFVEGYGYCVAVDTGGAIKGNRIDLCYNTSEECFEFGRREVYVYVLD; encoded by the coding sequence ATGCGCATAGGAGTGCTGCCGGGATATTCGCCCACCTTCGAGGAACTACTCGAAAAACCGATTTTGTCGGAGGCGCTTCCCGCTCCACGAAGCTTCAAAAAAAAGCTTCTTATGGAAGCGACGGCTTATTTTCCCGGATTCGCGTCGAACGGCAAATGGGCCGGGACGACCGCTATGGGCTACGAGGCCCGCCCCGGCAGGGTCGCCGTTGATCCGAGGATTATTCCTTTAGGCTCTAGGCTATTCGTGGAAGGATATGGATATTGCGTAGCTGTGGACACGGGCGGAGCAATCAAAGGCAATCGAATCGACCTCTGTTACAACACAAGCGAGGAGTGTTTCGAATTCGGCCGGCGCGAAGTTTACGTATACGTACTGGATTAG
- the rsmA gene encoding ribosomal RNA small subunit methyltransferase A, giving the protein MDLETYTKSCLRRLGFKANRLRGQNFLIDDNALQTMVELAAISPSDIVIEIGTGLGVLTKSLAGRAKQIHTFEIERELYPFLDSELAGLENVTLQRKSFNKYSFGELLDEIAGVLQDGKVKIVANLPYQISSLFIQTIIEYSEWISLACVMLQREVALRLAAEPGDPSYGSLTVFVQTWFEVELAAEVPPASFLPAPKVTSSIVRFAPILSDKLSTPPDSFEKLVRGLFRHRRKTALNALMRAFPHLGHEKAKAIFGLSGVDPHLRPDMLGRNELLALATAYGATMRSSLDTDGEAMETLEEASK; this is encoded by the coding sequence GTGGATCTCGAAACTTACACAAAATCCTGTCTGCGCAGGCTCGGATTCAAAGCAAACAGGCTTCGCGGCCAGAATTTTTTAATCGACGACAATGCACTGCAAACGATGGTCGAGTTGGCAGCGATATCACCATCCGACATCGTAATTGAAATCGGCACCGGTCTGGGAGTGCTAACGAAGAGTCTTGCAGGCCGGGCGAAGCAGATACACACGTTCGAAATCGAGAGAGAACTGTATCCATTTCTTGATTCCGAGCTGGCCGGCCTCGAAAACGTAACGCTGCAAAGAAAAAGCTTCAACAAATACAGCTTCGGAGAGCTGTTGGATGAAATAGCGGGCGTTCTTCAAGATGGAAAGGTAAAGATTGTGGCTAACCTGCCGTATCAAATATCCAGCCTGTTCATTCAGACGATTATCGAATACTCGGAATGGATCTCGCTAGCGTGTGTGATGCTTCAGCGGGAAGTCGCATTGCGGCTCGCCGCGGAACCGGGCGATCCGTCATACGGCAGCCTGACGGTATTCGTCCAAACCTGGTTTGAAGTCGAACTTGCGGCCGAAGTTCCACCGGCTTCATTTTTGCCCGCGCCAAAAGTAACAAGCTCGATTGTCAGGTTCGCGCCGATATTGTCGGATAAATTATCCACTCCGCCGGATTCATTTGAAAAGCTTGTCAGGGGATTGTTCCGCCATCGGCGCAAAACTGCGCTAAACGCATTGATGCGCGCTTTTCCGCATCTTGGCCATGAAAAAGCCAAGGCCATATTCGGCTTATCCGGAGTTGATCCTCACCTGCGACCGGACATGCTGGGGCGAAACGAGTTGTTGGCGCTTGCGACGGCATACGGGGCAACGATGCGCTCGTCACTTGACACTGACGGCGAAGCAATGGAAACACTGGAAGAGGCCTCAAAATGA
- the rsmI gene encoding 16S rRNA (cytidine(1402)-2'-O)-methyltransferase gives MNDGVLYLVGTPIGNLEDMTFRAVEVLKKAELIVCEDTRRTRKLLTHFGISKPVESFHAHSGYVKSRKLIKRILSGSQIAYVTDAGMPALADPGSELVAEARKSGCRVTVIPGVSALTTLIAYWPFEAGRFVFDGFLPRKGKERESRLAEIAARPCPTVLFESPARIDATLRELEAACGPERTVLVGREMTKIHEQIEIFRLSDRDSVSLPAMGEYSVLVEGLKNAEKSNEDLEQWRRAVVKMREAGMSGRDILSALKALAPEAAGRLRRMVQRNDD, from the coding sequence ATGAACGACGGTGTTTTGTACCTTGTCGGCACGCCGATCGGAAATCTTGAAGACATGACCTTTCGAGCGGTCGAAGTTCTGAAAAAAGCCGAATTGATCGTTTGCGAGGATACGCGGCGGACCAGAAAGCTGCTTACACATTTCGGAATTTCGAAACCCGTCGAGAGCTTCCACGCCCACAGCGGCTATGTCAAGTCGCGGAAGTTAATCAAACGTATTTTAAGCGGCTCACAAATAGCCTATGTGACGGATGCCGGAATGCCAGCCCTTGCCGATCCCGGGTCGGAGCTGGTTGCGGAGGCCAGGAAATCCGGTTGCCGCGTAACGGTGATTCCCGGAGTAAGCGCGCTGACAACGTTGATTGCTTATTGGCCGTTTGAAGCGGGACGGTTCGTTTTCGATGGATTCTTGCCCAGGAAGGGCAAGGAACGCGAGTCCCGGTTGGCGGAAATCGCGGCGCGGCCCTGCCCTACCGTATTGTTCGAATCGCCCGCACGAATCGACGCGACCTTGCGCGAATTGGAGGCGGCCTGCGGCCCGGAAAGGACGGTCCTAGTGGGCCGCGAGATGACAAAGATTCACGAGCAAATAGAGATTTTCAGGCTCTCCGACAGAGATTCGGTGAGCCTGCCGGCAATGGGCGAATACTCGGTACTGGTGGAAGGCCTTAAAAATGCTGAAAAAAGCAATGAAGACCTGGAACAATGGCGGCGCGCAGTGGTCAAAATGCGTGAGGCCGGTATGAGCGGCCGTGATATACTTTCCGCACTTAAGGCGCTTGCGCCCGAAGCGGCCGGACGCCTTAGACGGATGGTGCAACGGAACGATGACTGA
- a CDS encoding YncE family protein, producing MTETPKTDGAAPVRAGSHKTAVRFLIAQAVFWGLWLAILGATGARDRGVRLFLLNHTPDELVVVNAENGAIEKRQAIADGLRKLVFSSDGKYAYISNAVDVTNKVTVLDAHSFLKTEVIPVDGIPQDLAIFPNNRYLAVVNGARTDFMASGFDVIDLKEKSPSSPQRRMVLYRARDRKLVNSIRVSEDGKWVYVIDSKDSKVFRYDFEKRELKDSVEIDGAPIEMHFPKKGPYFFVSTIRRESVFVVDKDSFKIVKRIKVGRCRQMASNEDGSILYIPLTETKDLAIVDVNAGRAVKFPDLPFKSEVIEMGPFYDKLYLVDTSVEGNLICVDVKSLMEENRKRVKVLWRRSLTGEFRDIDVRPLGGS from the coding sequence ATGACTGAAACTCCGAAAACAGATGGCGCCGCTCCCGTGCGCGCCGGCTCGCACAAAACCGCCGTGCGGTTTCTCATTGCCCAGGCAGTCTTCTGGGGGCTATGGCTTGCGATTCTGGGCGCCACGGGCGCCAGAGATCGCGGCGTTCGCCTGTTTTTGCTCAACCACACACCGGACGAGCTCGTGGTCGTGAACGCCGAAAACGGCGCAATCGAGAAACGGCAGGCAATCGCCGACGGCCTTCGCAAGCTGGTATTCTCCTCGGACGGAAAGTACGCCTATATTTCCAATGCGGTAGATGTCACCAACAAAGTAACGGTTCTTGACGCGCATTCGTTCCTGAAAACCGAAGTGATACCTGTGGACGGCATTCCCCAGGATTTGGCAATTTTCCCGAACAACCGGTACCTGGCCGTCGTGAACGGGGCGCGTACCGACTTTATGGCCAGCGGCTTCGACGTAATCGACCTAAAGGAGAAAAGTCCAAGCAGCCCTCAGAGGAGAATGGTACTTTACCGCGCGCGTGATCGAAAGCTAGTCAACAGCATCCGTGTTTCCGAGGACGGGAAATGGGTTTATGTAATTGACTCCAAGGATTCAAAGGTTTTCAGATACGACTTCGAGAAGAGGGAACTTAAGGATTCGGTGGAAATTGACGGAGCTCCCATTGAAATGCATTTCCCGAAGAAGGGGCCTTATTTCTTCGTATCCACAATACGCAGGGAAAGCGTTTTCGTGGTGGACAAAGACAGCTTCAAAATCGTCAAGCGCATCAAAGTCGGCAGGTGCCGCCAGATGGCGTCGAATGAAGACGGCAGCATTTTGTACATTCCCCTAACGGAAACCAAGGATTTGGCGATTGTGGATGTGAATGCGGGCAGGGCCGTTAAGTTCCCGGACCTGCCGTTCAAGTCCGAAGTCATCGAAATGGGGCCTTTTTACGACAAGCTGTATTTGGTGGATACGTCAGTCGAAGGCAACCTTATTTGCGTCGACGTCAAAAGCCTTATGGAGGAGAATCGGAAACGCGTGAAAGTCCTTTGGCGGCGTTCGCTGACGGGCGAGTTTAGGGACATAGACGTGAGACCACTTGGAGGAAGCTAG
- a CDS encoding sigma-70 family RNA polymerase sigma factor → MDNRFNATEMNELIARCQLGDLGAFDELITRYQKYVFNLVYQHLGNVDDIEDIAQEIFLRVFRFIRKYRGEASFESWIYKIVLNYCRSYARRRSMLAKLFFVPVERDEEKSVDVIENQPDVASNPQVLFEHRQVAQSIIEELRKLPHIYRDILIMREVNELSYEEISAILGISIGTVKSRISRARSMIRDKVKI, encoded by the coding sequence GTGGATAACCGCTTCAACGCGACCGAAATGAACGAGCTGATAGCCAGGTGTCAGCTCGGAGACTTGGGCGCGTTCGACGAGCTTATCACCCGCTACCAAAAGTACGTGTTCAACCTCGTCTACCAGCATTTGGGCAATGTGGACGATATTGAGGACATCGCCCAGGAGATCTTCCTGCGTGTATTCAGGTTCATCCGCAAGTACCGGGGCGAAGCCTCTTTTGAGAGCTGGATATACAAAATCGTCCTCAACTATTGCCGCAGCTACGCAAGGCGACGTTCGATGCTGGCCAAGCTTTTCTTCGTTCCGGTCGAGCGGGACGAGGAAAAGTCCGTGGACGTGATTGAGAACCAGCCTGATGTGGCCAGCAATCCGCAAGTCCTATTCGAACACAGGCAGGTTGCCCAGAGCATTATCGAGGAGCTCCGCAAATTGCCCCACATTTACAGGGATATCCTCATAATGCGGGAAGTGAACGAGCTTTCCTACGAAGAGATTTCGGCGATTTTGGGTATATCAATAGGGACCGTAAAAAGCCGCATCAGCCGCGCAAGGTCCATGATCAGGGATAAGGTGAAGATTTAG
- a CDS encoding fibronectin/fibrinogen-binding protein has protein sequence MDVFEFKAVIDALAQDWTGARVLDVNSFGRYLFGVNLSAQRCSIWFLFSTSSGHPGVGFCSELPAQFSEAKTESNFGEVMRSHLANSLLTGAFRPPGERRVELVFNRMQKFDKSVERVIVIEIMGRHSGAFLLSDKRIVLGSAKLFNATSSRFRTISVGKPYIEPPPLSKLSPELLTWGDWSNIASQISTESRDKPLVEALLERFTGLTRESANRILQIAGLNPGESKANLVSEGSTAESLFGAFESLRNPETLEAVLGVAEAAGALPEHFAQRLFFLVNAVRDSVPSIRMGKDAKSRKLERLREELAKASKWRCLETVAALFYEGAGRNSGVSPSRHDIAKLYSQAETKAKLLGCLREMEKLIGTMLASRDKMPSPGAIASRLAAGAARYQRAIPELEKRIAALESGDDLKNRITSKQNAEIRETTAPESTLAALRGLGIRHRLYFADDGTPIVLGLSARSNDALYRKFGSTPNWFFHVRDAAGSWVIALTGKAPLSDCAKRDAAIIAAANSKLKGDNTVEVSYTQMKNLRKPKGLGTGKVLIAKEKTIAVKPADLAKIKDRDNQPAPFRTKKD, from the coding sequence GTGGATGTCTTCGAGTTTAAGGCTGTTATCGATGCACTGGCCCAAGATTGGACGGGCGCTCGCGTCCTTGATGTAAATTCTTTCGGAAGATATCTTTTCGGAGTCAATCTATCCGCTCAAAGATGCTCCATTTGGTTCTTGTTTTCAACCAGCAGTGGACATCCGGGAGTGGGATTCTGCAGCGAGTTGCCGGCGCAGTTTAGCGAAGCGAAGACAGAAAGCAATTTCGGGGAAGTTATGAGAAGCCATCTGGCAAACTCGCTTCTAACCGGCGCGTTCAGGCCTCCTGGCGAACGCCGCGTAGAACTGGTATTCAATCGAATGCAAAAATTTGACAAATCGGTCGAAAGGGTGATTGTCATCGAGATAATGGGACGGCACAGCGGCGCTTTTCTACTGTCCGACAAAAGGATCGTACTCGGTTCAGCGAAGCTTTTTAATGCAACTTCCAGCAGGTTCCGGACGATTTCGGTCGGAAAGCCCTATATAGAACCGCCGCCGCTCTCAAAGCTTTCTCCGGAGCTGCTTACTTGGGGAGACTGGAGTAATATCGCCAGCCAAATCTCCACTGAAAGCCGGGACAAACCTCTTGTCGAAGCGCTTTTGGAGCGGTTTACGGGGCTGACGCGCGAGTCTGCAAATCGTATTTTGCAAATTGCGGGCCTTAATCCGGGCGAATCAAAGGCGAATCTGGTGTCGGAGGGATCAACCGCGGAAAGCTTGTTCGGCGCTTTCGAATCGCTCCGGAATCCGGAAACCCTGGAGGCCGTGCTTGGGGTTGCGGAAGCAGCCGGTGCCCTGCCGGAGCATTTTGCACAAAGGCTGTTTTTCCTGGTGAATGCAGTAAGGGATTCAGTTCCCTCTATTCGGATGGGGAAGGACGCGAAATCAAGGAAGCTGGAAAGACTTCGCGAGGAACTTGCAAAGGCATCCAAGTGGAGGTGCCTTGAAACGGTGGCGGCGCTGTTTTACGAGGGTGCTGGCCGGAATTCCGGGGTGTCGCCTTCGAGGCATGACATTGCAAAGCTGTATTCGCAGGCGGAAACCAAAGCAAAACTACTTGGATGCCTTCGCGAGATGGAAAAACTGATCGGGACGATGTTGGCGTCAAGGGACAAAATGCCTTCGCCGGGCGCCATTGCCTCCAGGCTCGCTGCAGGGGCGGCGCGATATCAAAGGGCCATACCGGAACTTGAAAAGCGGATAGCGGCGCTTGAATCCGGCGATGATTTGAAAAATCGAATCACGAGCAAGCAAAATGCCGAGATCCGGGAAACCACTGCTCCCGAAAGCACCCTGGCAGCGCTTCGTGGACTCGGAATTCGTCATAGGCTGTACTTTGCCGACGACGGAACGCCTATTGTGCTTGGGCTTTCCGCGCGGTCAAACGACGCGCTTTACAGAAAATTCGGCTCAACACCGAACTGGTTTTTTCATGTCAGGGATGCGGCGGGAAGCTGGGTGATCGCTTTGACGGGTAAAGCGCCCCTTTCGGATTGCGCCAAGCGCGATGCGGCGATTATCGCGGCAGCCAACAGCAAGCTGAAGGGCGACAACACCGTGGAAGTGTCCTACACTCAAATGAAAAATCTCAGAAAGCCGAAAGGGCTGGGAACGGGCAAGGTATTGATTGCCAAGGAAAAAACAATTGCGGTTAAGCCCGCGGATTTGGCGAAAATAAAAGACAGGGATAATCAGCCTGCCCCTTTTAGGACTAAAAAAGATTGA
- a CDS encoding DUF2837 family protein, translating into MDSIIHFFDALLSLFSVDGVVLFVFVLLGLMSVVDTLNLSIRVAGVLTKRLAIALSLFNILMVFSRMSNMIQAPFVGGMIDSAVNQVAAQGAGPLLETANEITAFDIVLPKFRMLVLAYTFGAMIGAFLTPTFQRIFSAVILDFEQRKSMARAAAMIFNPVNLLRLKLPGREHFQKYMDWRRIPKGFLFWHLFVTTFYTIGVLSSLLAGAMLPEFRATAATLSGLVNGIATFLLFMLVDPTAALITDQCILGKRPETDIKVMNFYLIWTKIAGTLLAQLFLVPMAEYVGWAAKVVHAFSGSGTPAI; encoded by the coding sequence TTGGATTCGATAATCCATTTCTTCGACGCGCTTTTAAGTCTGTTCAGCGTCGACGGCGTGGTTTTGTTTGTTTTTGTACTGCTCGGCCTGATGAGCGTTGTTGACACGCTCAACCTGTCCATTCGCGTGGCCGGTGTTCTGACCAAACGCCTTGCAATTGCGCTTTCGCTTTTCAATATTCTGATGGTTTTCTCCCGCATGTCGAACATGATTCAGGCGCCTTTCGTCGGCGGGATGATTGACAGCGCGGTGAACCAGGTAGCGGCGCAGGGTGCCGGGCCGTTACTTGAAACGGCCAACGAAATCACTGCATTCGACATCGTGTTGCCCAAGTTCCGGATGCTCGTTCTTGCCTATACTTTCGGAGCGATGATCGGCGCGTTTTTGACGCCGACGTTTCAGCGGATTTTTTCGGCGGTGATTCTTGATTTCGAACAGCGCAAGAGCATGGCCCGCGCCGCCGCGATGATTTTCAATCCCGTCAATCTGCTCCGCCTCAAGCTTCCAGGTCGCGAGCATTTCCAAAAATACATGGACTGGCGCCGGATACCCAAAGGATTCCTTTTCTGGCACCTGTTCGTCACTACGTTTTATACCATCGGAGTGCTTTCGTCGTTGCTTGCGGGCGCGATGCTCCCCGAATTCCGCGCCACCGCCGCGACTCTGTCCGGGCTGGTAAACGGCATAGCGACTTTCCTGCTTTTTATGCTTGTCGATCCGACAGCCGCGCTTATAACCGATCAATGCATTCTGGGCAAGCGTCCGGAGACCGATATCAAGGTGATGAACTTTTACCTGATATGGACGAAAATTGCAGGTACATTGCTTGCGCAGCTTTTTCTGGTTCCGATGGCGGAGTACGTCGGCTGGGCTGCCAAGGTGGTGCATGCGTTTTCAGGCTCCGGAACTCCGGCAATCTAG